In Oncorhynchus masou masou isolate Uvic2021 chromosome 11, UVic_Omas_1.1, whole genome shotgun sequence, the genomic stretch TGATCCTTTGTGCCACTTCTTTGGTGTTGATCTCTTCGAGCTGCCCCGAGTTGTTACCTTGTTGTCCCGAGGAGGAGGGCGGTCTGTCCCGGTTGGAAGCCAACACAGGCCCGTGGGATTGAGAGTGGCCCGGGTGCCCGGTGTGGTGCATCCCGTTCAAATGCGGCATCATACCTGCCGTGGGGCCACCGAGGCCTCGTGAGAGGTGTTGATCACCCCTGGACAGCATGGCAGTGTGGGCATCGAAGTTGGAGCTTAGCATCTTGTCGTGCCCGTGAGTGCCATAGTTATGGAGGTTTTGCTGTGTATTATGAAGAGAACCCAAACCATTGCCAAGAGGGCTGCTGGCCAGGGGGGATAAACTCTGACCCATCCCGGTCATGTCCTTATGATAGTGACTGTAGAGGTTGTTCATTGCTGGTAAACCCCTCTCGTCCCGCATCAGCGTGAAACTCCCGCTTACGTTCCCAGAGAGAcgctggtggtgatggtgatggtgatgcgGATGGTGGAATTTGTCCGAAACGGTTGAAATGGGGGGTAACGGTTGAAGTGGAGTTAACGTGGTGTATGTGCCGTTCATACCCATCCCTGGTGGGGATGTATCACACGGCATGCTCATAGCGTGATGGAGCGGATGCGATAATTCTGGTCGGTACTCTCCGGCTCCGTCCAGAATCGTTGCCATGCTGGACACCATGGCGGACCGCGACGATGCAGCAGCCAGATCCTGATGTAACCGTAAAGAAGCCCCCGCGTTCCGGTTGTGATGGGGGCTGTGGCTGTTCATCAAGTCCTGGTCATGGCTCAGTCCGCCATGCAGATTGCCAATGCTGTCCATTGTCATCTCTGGGTTCATGGCGTAGGCATCCAGATCCTTGGCCAGGCATCGATAGGCGTTATAAGCAGTCTTCATTCAGCCCTCATTCAGTCCATTGATCTAGTTAATGTATTGTGCCGGGATGGGTATTTCCTTCGTTTTGTTTTCTCTAAGGCctctcgttttt encodes the following:
- the onecut2 gene encoding one cut domain family member 2 — translated: MKTAYNAYRCLAKDLDAYAMNPEMTMDSIGNLHGGLSHDQDLMNSHSPHHNRNAGASLRLHQDLAAASSRSAMVSSMATILDGAGEYRPELSHPLHHAMSMPCDTSPPGMGMNGTYTTLTPLQPLPPISTVSDKFHHPHHHHHHHQRLSGNVSGSFTLMRDERGLPAMNNLYSHYHKDMTGMGQSLSPLASSPLGNGLGSLHNTQQNLHNYGTHGHDKMLSSNFDAHTAMLSRGDQHLSRGLGGPTAGMMPHLNGMHHTGHPGHSQSHGPVLASNRDRPPSSSGQQGNNSGQLEEINTKEVAQRITAELKRYSIPQAIFAQRVLCRSQGTLSDLLRNPKPWSKLKSGRETFRRMWKWLQEPEFQRMSALRLAGTSREHAMIGSNGMHCQTLTTLCTGTQNYACKRKEQDPSKDRNNTPKKSRLVFTDLQRRTLLAIFKENKRPSKEMQMTISQQLGLELTTVSNFFMNARRRSLDKWMDEGSPGGASTASSSCTKV